In Nocardia yunnanensis, one DNA window encodes the following:
- a CDS encoding phosphatase PAP2 family protein produces the protein MSRSTTLAATPADSWPRRAALPAMIVAGVIVTLVVPLSFPSGGGSTRVDSTLEHHIHAALDAHRWAYSVLVFPSNSYVVLPLLLAFAAWFAYRRLWWRAGFLLIAPEVVVAVNTYALKPFWDRKLDHYLAYPSGHTVQLVAVMAAFALVSESTRVRTVTTVVMIVVLPAVMIGMVGFGYHHPTDVLGGTAAALALVCALYLPFRYFTASGADAPVSTTASPRG, from the coding sequence GTGAGCCGATCCACCACCCTCGCCGCCACGCCCGCGGATTCCTGGCCGCGGCGTGCCGCCCTGCCCGCAATGATCGTCGCGGGGGTGATCGTCACTCTGGTTGTGCCCCTGTCGTTTCCCTCCGGCGGCGGATCCACCCGCGTGGATTCGACACTGGAACACCACATTCACGCGGCCCTGGACGCCCACCGCTGGGCGTACAGCGTGCTGGTGTTCCCCAGCAACAGCTACGTCGTGCTGCCGCTGCTGCTCGCCTTCGCCGCCTGGTTCGCCTACCGGCGACTGTGGTGGCGGGCCGGGTTCCTGCTGATCGCCCCGGAAGTGGTGGTCGCGGTGAACACCTATGCGCTCAAACCGTTCTGGGACCGCAAGCTCGACCACTACCTGGCCTACCCGAGCGGCCACACCGTGCAGCTGGTGGCCGTCATGGCCGCCTTCGCCTTGGTCAGCGAATCGACCCGGGTGCGCACGGTGACCACCGTCGTCATGATCGTCGTCCTGCCCGCGGTCATGATCGGCATGGTCGGGTTCGGATACCACCATCCGACCGATGTGCTGGGCGGTACGGCCGCCGCCCTGGCCCTCGTCTGCGCCCTGTATCTGCCGTTCCGCTATTTCACCGCTAGCGGCGCCGACGCGCCCGTCAGTACGACAGCATCGCCGCGAGGATGA
- a CDS encoding nuclease-related domain-containing protein encodes MLVRVQNAAGTHAEKVLIDWLRTWKGATDPKGVATVNCSLFHGDKLHPFDAVVWTPTSCVVIEAEALSEKFDGELEIPMNGPWRVGDRIITFDGGDKRNPLDKSRDHTFALQNWLAERGLGQRVIHGIVLVVPPPGANLRVKQLWNDPSFQVLLGDERGLRDHFTSLLSRGRPQWSANDVAWAFRGLGILPYLPGPQDLINEGFLGPVDVTLWHGGPQQAQAEAYAEEQARLEREHASAGRGLAIPEPWFSPRKLYPRRSDRIEVGRGFMRIMLTMGFIVALLWGVWFILAAMLSY; translated from the coding sequence ATGCTCGTCCGAGTGCAGAACGCCGCCGGCACGCATGCCGAGAAGGTGCTCATCGATTGGCTGCGCACCTGGAAGGGCGCCACCGACCCCAAGGGTGTGGCGACCGTGAATTGCAGTCTGTTCCACGGCGATAAGCTGCATCCGTTCGACGCGGTGGTGTGGACGCCGACCAGCTGCGTGGTGATCGAGGCCGAGGCGCTGTCGGAGAAGTTCGACGGGGAGCTCGAGATCCCCATGAACGGCCCCTGGCGGGTCGGGGACCGAATCATCACCTTCGACGGCGGCGACAAACGCAATCCGCTCGACAAGTCCCGTGATCACACCTTCGCGCTGCAGAACTGGCTGGCCGAACGCGGGCTGGGGCAGCGGGTGATTCACGGCATCGTGCTGGTGGTGCCGCCGCCGGGCGCGAATCTGCGGGTCAAGCAGCTGTGGAACGATCCCAGCTTCCAGGTGCTGCTGGGCGACGAGCGCGGGCTGCGTGACCATTTCACCAGCCTGCTGTCGCGGGGGCGGCCGCAATGGTCGGCCAACGACGTGGCGTGGGCCTTCCGCGGGCTGGGCATCCTGCCGTATCTGCCGGGCCCGCAGGATCTCATCAACGAGGGCTTCCTGGGCCCGGTGGACGTGACGCTGTGGCACGGCGGTCCGCAGCAGGCGCAGGCCGAAGCCTATGCCGAGGAGCAGGCGCGGCTCGAGCGCGAGCACGCCTCGGCCGGGCGCGGGCTGGCGATTCCGGAGCCGTGGTTCAGTCCCCGCAAGCTGTATCCGCGCCGCAGCGACCGCATCGAGGTGGGTCGCGGGTTCATGCGCATCATGCTGACCATGGGGTTCATCGTGGCACTGCTGTGGGGCGTGTGGTTCATCCTCGCGGCGATGCTGTCGTACTGA
- a CDS encoding GMC oxidoreductase: MPDFDYDVVVIGSGFGGSVSALRLTEKGYRVAVLESGRRWNAEDIPSTNWNVRKAIWAPRLGLTGTQRISVLGKCAVFSAAGVGGGSLIYGNTLYEPLPAFYTDPQWAHITDWRAELAPYYDQAQRMLGVAPNPRMTPADDVIRSVAADLGVSDTFHATNVGVFFNEDAPGEEVDDPYFGGAGPKRNGCVHCARCFTGCPHNAKNTTPKNYLYLAEQAGAHVFELTTATKVRPMTGGGYAIETQRSDRWIRKGRKVFTAEQVVFAAAALGTQKLLHKMRDEQVLPQLSPRLGELTRSNSEAILNVVSRSRDDFAEGIAITSSIHPEPDTHIEVCHYGKGQNGLFPLSVPLVDGGAFRFLRFLLAMLLHPVVFARSLNARRASEKSVILLVMQSLDNSLTSFRRWGQLKTKQGTGTPNPTWIPLAHDVGRRFGAKVDGDVQMLAMDVFNIPATAHYIGGCVIGEGPESGVVDPYQRVFGHPGLHVADGSAVTANLGVNPSLTITAQAERAMAFWPNRNEPDPRPALGAPYRRISPVAPKHATVPDFAPGALRLPIFPTDQPTDPALPAQR, translated from the coding sequence ATGCCCGACTTCGACTACGACGTCGTCGTGATCGGTTCAGGGTTCGGGGGAAGCGTGAGTGCGCTGCGCCTGACCGAGAAGGGCTATCGGGTGGCCGTGCTCGAATCCGGTCGCCGCTGGAACGCCGAGGACATCCCCAGCACCAACTGGAATGTGCGCAAGGCGATCTGGGCGCCGCGGCTGGGCCTGACCGGCACCCAGCGGATCAGCGTGCTGGGCAAGTGCGCGGTGTTCTCCGCCGCGGGTGTGGGCGGCGGATCGTTGATCTACGGCAACACCCTCTACGAGCCGCTGCCGGCGTTCTACACCGACCCCCAGTGGGCGCACATCACCGACTGGCGCGCCGAACTGGCCCCCTACTACGACCAGGCGCAGCGCATGCTGGGTGTCGCGCCGAACCCGCGCATGACGCCCGCCGACGACGTGATCCGTTCCGTTGCAGCGGATCTGGGCGTCTCCGACACCTTCCACGCCACCAATGTGGGCGTGTTCTTCAACGAGGACGCGCCGGGCGAGGAGGTCGACGATCCGTACTTCGGCGGGGCCGGACCCAAGCGCAACGGCTGCGTCCATTGCGCCCGCTGCTTCACCGGCTGCCCGCACAATGCCAAGAACACCACGCCCAAGAACTACCTGTACCTGGCCGAACAGGCGGGCGCGCACGTCTTCGAGCTCACCACCGCCACCAAGGTGCGGCCCATGACCGGCGGCGGCTACGCCATCGAGACGCAGCGCTCGGATCGCTGGATTCGCAAGGGGCGCAAGGTGTTCACCGCCGAGCAGGTGGTGTTCGCGGCGGCCGCGCTGGGCACCCAGAAGCTGCTGCACAAGATGCGCGACGAGCAGGTGCTGCCGCAGCTGTCGCCGCGGCTGGGCGAGCTGACCCGGTCCAATTCCGAGGCCATCCTCAATGTGGTGAGCCGTTCGCGCGACGATTTCGCCGAGGGCATCGCCATCACCTCCTCGATCCATCCCGAACCCGACACCCATATCGAGGTCTGCCACTACGGCAAGGGCCAGAACGGCCTGTTCCCGCTGTCGGTGCCGCTGGTCGACGGCGGCGCGTTCCGGTTCCTGCGGTTCCTGCTGGCGATGCTGCTGCATCCGGTGGTGTTCGCACGCAGCCTCAATGCGCGCCGGGCCTCGGAGAAGTCGGTGATCCTGCTGGTCATGCAGTCACTGGACAACTCGCTGACCTCGTTCCGGCGCTGGGGTCAGCTCAAGACGAAACAGGGCACGGGCACGCCCAATCCGACCTGGATCCCGCTGGCCCACGACGTCGGCCGCCGCTTCGGGGCGAAGGTCGACGGCGATGTGCAGATGCTGGCCATGGACGTGTTCAACATTCCGGCCACCGCGCACTACATCGGCGGCTGCGTGATCGGCGAGGGACCGGAAAGCGGTGTGGTGGACCCGTATCAGCGCGTGTTCGGCCATCCGGGCCTGCACGTCGCCGACGGTTCGGCGGTGACCGCGAACCTGGGCGTGAACCCGTCGCTGACCATCACCGCACAGGCCGAACGCGCAATGGCGTTCTGGCCCAACCGAAACGAGCCCGATCCGCGTCCGGCGCTGGGCGCGCCCTACCGTCGCATCAGCCCGGTGGCGCCCAAGCACGCGACGGTGCCGGATTTCGCGCCGGGCGCGTTGCGGCTGCCCATCTTCCCCACCGACCAGCCGACCGATCCGGCGCTGCCCGCGCAGCGTTAG